In Methylobacterium aquaticum, the following are encoded in one genomic region:
- the nuoH gene encoding NADH-quinone oxidoreductase subunit NuoH — MTVWEVLGTVLLVALKSVALLVALLVFIAYALLADRKIWAAVQLRRGPNVVGPWGLFQSFADLLKFVLKEPVIPAGANKSLFLLAPLIFATLALAAWAVIPLADGWPIADINVGIIYIFAISSLGVYGVIMGGWASNSKYAFLGALRSAAQMVSYEVSLGFVIVTVLMCAGSLNLSQIVRAQDTSLGILGWYWLWLFPMFVVFFISALAETNRPPFDLPEAESELVAGYMVEYSSTPYLLFMLGEYVAIVTMCALGTILFLGGWLSPIPFAPFTWVPGLIWFALKASFLFFMIAMVKAMVPRYRYDQLMRLGWKVFLPLSLVMVFVVAFVLKLTGLAPVS, encoded by the coding sequence ATGACCGTCTGGGAGGTGCTGGGCACCGTCCTCCTCGTGGCCCTGAAGAGCGTGGCGCTGTTGGTCGCGCTGCTCGTCTTCATCGCCTACGCGCTCTTGGCCGACCGCAAGATCTGGGCGGCGGTGCAGCTGCGCCGCGGCCCGAACGTGGTCGGGCCCTGGGGCCTGTTCCAATCCTTCGCCGACCTGCTGAAGTTCGTGCTGAAGGAGCCGGTGATCCCGGCGGGCGCCAACAAGAGCCTGTTCCTCCTGGCGCCGCTGATCTTCGCCACCCTGGCGCTCGCCGCCTGGGCGGTGATCCCGCTCGCCGACGGCTGGCCGATCGCCGACATCAATGTCGGCATCATCTACATCTTCGCGATCTCGTCGCTCGGCGTCTACGGCGTCATCATGGGCGGCTGGGCTTCGAACTCGAAATACGCCTTCCTCGGCGCGCTCCGCTCGGCTGCCCAGATGGTGTCCTACGAGGTCTCGCTCGGCTTCGTGATCGTGACGGTGCTGATGTGCGCCGGCTCGCTCAACCTGTCGCAGATCGTGCGGGCGCAGGACACCTCGCTCGGCATCCTCGGCTGGTACTGGCTCTGGCTCTTCCCGATGTTCGTGGTGTTCTTCATCTCGGCGCTCGCCGAGACGAACCGCCCGCCCTTCGACCTGCCCGAGGCTGAGTCCGAGCTCGTCGCCGGCTACATGGTAGAATACTCCTCCACCCCGTACCTGCTGTTTATGCTCGGCGAGTACGTCGCCATCGTCACGATGTGCGCGCTCGGCACGATCCTGTTCCTCGGCGGCTGGCTCTCGCCGATCCCGTTCGCGCCCTTCACCTGGGTGCCCGGCCTGATCTGGTTCGCCCTCAAGGCCAGCTTCCTGTTCTTCATGATCGCCATGGTGAAGGCCATGGTGCCGCGCTACCGCTACGACCAGCTCATGCGGCTGGGCTGGAAGGTCTTCCTTCCGCTCTCGCTGGTCATGGTCTTCGTCGTCGCCTTCGTCCTGAAGCTGACCGGCCTCGCGCCGGTCTCCTGA